A window of the Agrococcus jejuensis genome harbors these coding sequences:
- a CDS encoding pyridoxamine 5'-phosphate oxidase family protein: protein MAKTELEQVQAMLEGFRFAMLTTRDEQGMLQAHPLTVQEREFDGDLWFIVGGDAPLVQHVGVDPAVGVSFSGDSSWLSISGTAAVVDDPALLESLWNPVVDAWFPEGPRESKATLLKVDSASAQYWDSPGRLATLVSLVTSRVTGEPKGGESGTVQLD, encoded by the coding sequence ATGGCGAAGACCGAGCTCGAGCAGGTGCAGGCGATGCTGGAGGGATTCCGGTTCGCGATGCTCACGACGCGCGACGAGCAGGGGATGCTGCAGGCGCATCCGCTGACGGTGCAGGAGCGGGAGTTCGACGGCGACCTGTGGTTCATCGTGGGCGGCGACGCGCCGCTCGTGCAGCACGTGGGCGTCGACCCGGCGGTGGGCGTCTCGTTCAGCGGGGACTCGTCGTGGCTGTCGATCTCGGGCACGGCGGCGGTCGTCGACGACCCGGCGCTGCTCGAGTCGCTGTGGAACCCGGTGGTCGACGCGTGGTTCCCCGAGGGCCCGCGGGAGTCGAAGGCGACGCTGCTCAAGGTCGACTCCGCCAGCGCCCAGTACTGGGACAGCCCCGGCCGGCTCGCGACGCTCGTGAGCCTCGTCACCTCGAGGGTGACGGGCGAGCCGAAGGGCGGCGAGAGCGGCACGGTGCAGCTCGACTGA
- a CDS encoding glutathione-independent formaldehyde dehydrogenase — translation MRAIVYRGPKEVALEEVPDATIEAPTDAVVRITTTNICGSDLHMYEGRTAVEAGTVLGHENMGIVEEVGPGVERIRVGDRVAVPFNVACGSCRSCLTGWTSFCERTNPNEGMQGAAYGYANMGPYRGGQAERLRVPYADFNLLRLPEGDEHELDFAMLSDIFPTGWHGVAMSGLAPGDRVTIMGAGPVGLMAAHSARIMGAREVFVVDRRPDRLALAERADAIPIDDSKGDPVEQILEATGGAGTERGVEAVGWQAHDPQGDEHPEATLDALVQAVQVHGGIGVVGVFVPEDPGAPDERAAEGRIGWDFGTFFTKGQQLGTGQAPVKRYDRQLRDLIVAGRATPSWIVSHEVGLDDAVDAYERFDRREDGWTKVLLHP, via the coding sequence ATGCGAGCCATCGTCTATCGAGGCCCGAAGGAGGTCGCGCTCGAGGAGGTTCCCGACGCGACGATCGAGGCTCCCACCGATGCGGTCGTGCGCATCACCACCACGAACATCTGCGGCTCCGACCTGCACATGTACGAGGGGCGTACCGCGGTCGAGGCGGGGACCGTGCTGGGGCACGAGAACATGGGCATCGTCGAGGAGGTCGGCCCCGGCGTCGAGCGCATCCGCGTCGGCGACCGCGTCGCCGTGCCGTTCAACGTCGCCTGCGGCTCGTGCCGGTCGTGCCTCACAGGCTGGACGTCGTTCTGCGAGCGCACGAACCCGAACGAGGGCATGCAGGGCGCCGCGTACGGCTACGCGAACATGGGCCCGTATCGCGGCGGTCAGGCCGAGCGCCTGCGCGTGCCGTACGCCGACTTCAACCTCCTGCGGCTGCCGGAGGGCGACGAGCACGAGCTCGACTTCGCCATGCTCTCCGACATCTTCCCCACCGGCTGGCACGGCGTCGCGATGTCGGGACTCGCGCCCGGCGATCGCGTCACCATCATGGGCGCGGGACCCGTGGGCCTCATGGCCGCGCACAGCGCGCGCATCATGGGTGCGCGCGAGGTGTTCGTCGTCGACCGCCGCCCCGACCGTCTCGCGCTCGCCGAGCGCGCGGACGCCATCCCGATCGACGACTCGAAGGGCGACCCCGTCGAGCAGATCCTCGAGGCGACCGGCGGTGCCGGCACGGAGCGCGGCGTCGAAGCCGTCGGCTGGCAGGCGCACGACCCGCAGGGCGACGAGCACCCGGAGGCGACGCTCGACGCGCTCGTGCAGGCCGTGCAGGTGCACGGCGGCATCGGCGTCGTCGGCGTCTTCGTGCCCGAGGATCCGGGTGCTCCTGACGAGCGTGCCGCCGAGGGGCGGATCGGCTGGGACTTCGGCACCTTCTTCACGAAGGGCCAGCAGCTCGGCACCGGACAGGCGCCCGTGAAGCGCTACGACCGCCAGCTGCGCGACCTCATCGTCGCCGGCCGTGCGACGCCGTCGTGGATCGTGTCGCACGAGGTCGGCCTCGACGACGCGGTGGATGCGTACGAGCGCTTCGACCGCCGCGAGGATGGCTGGACGAAGGTGCTGCTGCACCCCTGA
- a CDS encoding PRC-barrel domain-containing protein, with product MFEAASIRDWIGSNVVDPSGDTIGPLESIYFDTATETPAFAAVRTGILGRYRLRFVPLDGATVTPKHLNVVHDKKLVKDAPSIDTDGELEAALEPEVYAHYGLPYVTGSGGERRLGRR from the coding sequence ATGTTCGAGGCTGCAAGCATCCGCGACTGGATCGGGTCGAACGTCGTCGATCCCTCCGGCGACACCATCGGTCCGCTCGAGAGCATCTACTTCGACACCGCGACCGAGACCCCGGCGTTCGCTGCGGTGCGCACCGGCATCCTCGGCCGCTACCGGCTGCGCTTCGTGCCGCTCGACGGCGCGACCGTCACGCCGAAGCACCTCAACGTCGTGCACGACAAGAAGCTCGTGAAGGACGCGCCATCGATCGACACCGACGGCGAGCTCGAGGCAGCGCTCGAGCCCGAGGTCTACGCGCACTACGGCCTGCCGTACGTCACCGGCAGCGGCGGCGAGCGCCGCCTCGGTCGCCGCTGA
- a CDS encoding DUF7882 family protein, with protein MGTLTYGGSTAYEIDDRTLAHLEAVIVTKLRRREYLTLGWAIEAHEGSGRVHLSLHEAVPLEFAYRHAERHRLNRIWIEAIMEQANSAQGVMLMTEDEAMQAADHATADDADASS; from the coding sequence ATGGGAACGCTGACGTATGGCGGGTCGACCGCCTACGAGATCGACGACCGCACGTTGGCGCATCTCGAGGCCGTGATCGTGACGAAGCTGCGCCGCCGGGAATACCTCACCCTGGGGTGGGCGATCGAGGCGCACGAGGGCAGCGGACGCGTGCACCTCTCGCTGCACGAGGCCGTGCCGCTCGAGTTCGCGTACCGGCACGCCGAGCGGCACCGCCTCAACCGCATCTGGATCGAGGCGATCATGGAGCAGGCGAACTCCGCGCAGGGCGTCATGCTCATGACCGAGGACGAGGCGATGCAGGCGGCGGACCACGCCACCGCGGACGACGCGGACGCATCGAGCTGA
- a CDS encoding glycosyltransferase translates to MTRIREVRIVVPARDEAERIDRCLAAIAIARATVEALGVRTRCVVVADACRDDTAALAAAHERVDVVVTDAARVGVARHVGVDAAGDDGHGTDPAAVWIASTDADSVVPADWLAVHLGHADRGADVVLGLVHLPPGHESAAALARWHARSQQGDRIHGANLGVRLDAYRAVGGFPPLAAHEDVSLVAALVDARRRVVPTARASVRTSGRAEGRAPSGFARHLRTIVLGDVDGALP, encoded by the coding sequence ATGACGAGGATCCGCGAGGTGCGCATCGTCGTGCCGGCCCGTGACGAGGCGGAGCGCATCGATCGGTGCCTCGCGGCGATCGCGATCGCGCGAGCGACCGTCGAGGCGCTCGGCGTACGGACGCGCTGCGTCGTCGTGGCCGACGCGTGCCGCGACGACACCGCCGCCCTCGCCGCTGCGCACGAGCGCGTCGACGTCGTCGTGACGGATGCCGCACGCGTCGGCGTCGCGCGCCACGTCGGCGTCGACGCCGCGGGCGACGACGGCCACGGCACCGATCCCGCCGCGGTGTGGATCGCGTCGACCGACGCCGACAGCGTGGTGCCCGCAGACTGGCTCGCCGTGCACCTCGGGCACGCCGACCGCGGGGCCGACGTCGTGCTGGGCCTCGTGCACCTGCCGCCCGGCCACGAGAGCGCCGCAGCGCTCGCCCGCTGGCACGCGCGCTCGCAGCAGGGCGACCGCATCCACGGGGCGAACCTCGGCGTCCGCCTCGACGCCTACCGGGCCGTCGGCGGGTTCCCGCCGCTCGCGGCGCACGAGGACGTGTCGCTCGTCGCCGCGCTGGTGGATGCCCGCCGACGGGTCGTGCCGACCGCCCGGGCCTCGGTGCGCACCTCGGGCCGCGCCGAGGGCCGCGCGCCGAGCGGCTTCGCACGGCACCTGCGCACGATCGTGCTCGGCGACGTCGACGGCGCGCTGCCCTAG
- a CDS encoding SDR family NAD(P)-dependent oxidoreductase, which produces MDLGIAGKVALVTGGDSGIGWHTARVLLEEGATVVLSDKDADSLREAADRLEADADRLFAFPADVTSVESLAALHARVAESVGEIDILVQSAGVTGAQGLFHEIDDAGWVDTVEIDLLGPVRLVREFLPDLRSGGWGRLVLLASEDAVQPYDDELPYCAAKAGILALSKGLSRSYAKEGLLVNAVSPAFIHTPMTDAMMDKRADERGTDRDEAIESFLDEERPYMELGRRGEPEEVAAVIAFLCSDLASFVNGSNYRVDAGSVATI; this is translated from the coding sequence ATGGATCTGGGCATCGCAGGCAAGGTCGCGCTCGTCACGGGCGGAGACTCGGGCATCGGCTGGCACACCGCGCGGGTGCTGCTGGAGGAGGGCGCGACGGTCGTCCTCAGCGACAAGGACGCCGACAGCCTGCGCGAGGCGGCCGATCGGCTCGAGGCCGACGCGGACAGGCTCTTCGCCTTCCCTGCCGACGTGACGAGCGTCGAGTCGCTCGCCGCGCTGCACGCGCGCGTCGCCGAGTCCGTCGGCGAGATCGACATCCTCGTGCAGTCCGCGGGCGTGACGGGTGCGCAGGGCCTCTTCCACGAGATCGACGACGCCGGCTGGGTCGACACGGTCGAGATCGACCTGCTCGGCCCCGTGCGGCTCGTTCGCGAGTTCCTCCCCGACCTGCGCAGCGGCGGCTGGGGTCGGCTCGTGCTGCTCGCGTCGGAGGACGCGGTGCAGCCGTACGACGACGAGCTGCCGTACTGCGCCGCGAAGGCCGGCATCCTCGCGCTGTCGAAGGGTCTGTCGCGCAGCTACGCGAAGGAGGGGCTGCTCGTGAACGCCGTCTCGCCCGCGTTCATCCACACGCCCATGACCGACGCGATGATGGACAAGCGGGCCGACGAGCGCGGCACCGACCGCGACGAGGCCATCGAGTCGTTCCTCGACGAGGAGCGGCCGTACATGGAGCTCGGCCGCCGAGGCGAGCCCGAGGAGGTCGCGGCCGTCATCGCCTTCCTCTGCTCCGACCTCGCCTCGTTCGTGAACGGGTCGAACTATCGTGTCGACGCGGGCTCCGTCGCGACCATCTGA
- a CDS encoding zinc-binding metallopeptidase family protein: MRRLTCPACANEVFFDSIRCERCRTTLLYDLQGDAMLAPAQSGDAWPGRCANADLVRCNWAAEPDALCESCARTRTRPDDDDEEGLRLWPLAEEAKRHLLRDLHRLGFPVDGDDGQPLRFDLLSSVRADVTIGHADGIVTIDLAEGDDSHRERVRRQLAEPYRTMLGHFRHESGHYVEWRLVEGTDRIDEARALFGDERADYQGEIDRHYREGPPAGWQDRFLSAYATMHPYEDFAESFAHLLHIHDSLETADAFGLAPLPMHASAKELIVETWLPFATAMNVVNRSLGRRDLYPFVLPGPVIEKIAFVDSLRTPPRD; the protein is encoded by the coding sequence ATGCGTCGCCTCACCTGCCCGGCCTGCGCCAACGAGGTCTTCTTCGACTCCATCCGCTGCGAGCGCTGTCGCACGACGCTGCTCTACGACCTGCAGGGCGACGCCATGCTCGCGCCCGCGCAGTCCGGAGACGCCTGGCCCGGTCGATGCGCGAACGCCGACCTCGTGCGGTGCAACTGGGCTGCCGAGCCCGATGCGCTCTGCGAGTCCTGCGCACGCACGCGCACTCGACCGGATGACGACGACGAGGAGGGGCTGCGACTGTGGCCGCTGGCCGAGGAGGCGAAGCGCCACCTGCTCCGCGACCTCCACCGCCTCGGCTTCCCCGTCGACGGGGACGACGGCCAGCCGTTGCGCTTCGACCTGCTGTCGAGCGTGCGCGCCGACGTCACGATCGGCCACGCCGACGGGATCGTCACGATCGACCTCGCGGAGGGCGACGACAGCCACCGCGAGCGCGTGCGACGACAGCTCGCCGAGCCGTACCGCACCATGCTCGGGCACTTCCGGCACGAGAGCGGGCACTACGTCGAGTGGCGGCTCGTCGAGGGCACCGACCGGATCGACGAGGCCAGGGCGCTCTTCGGCGACGAGCGCGCGGACTATCAGGGCGAGATCGATCGCCACTACCGCGAGGGCCCGCCCGCCGGGTGGCAGGACCGGTTCCTCAGCGCGTACGCCACGATGCACCCGTACGAGGACTTCGCGGAGTCGTTCGCGCATCTGCTCCACATCCACGACTCGTTGGAGACCGCGGATGCGTTCGGGCTCGCACCGTTGCCGATGCATGCGTCGGCGAAGGAGCTGATCGTCGAGACCTGGCTGCCCTTTGCCACGGCCATGAACGTCGTGAATCGGTCGCTCGGCCGTCGCGATCTCTACCCGTTCGTGCTGCCCGGCCCCGTCATCGAGAAGATCGCGTTCGTCGACTCGCTCCGCACGCCTCCGCGCGACTGA
- a CDS encoding cation diffusion facilitator family transporter, with protein sequence MTTRTASFGATELPERERDLLRRAVRLEWVTLAFLAVTVTLVYLTVGSSQAMRAAFFEDLLSFIPPIAFLVAVRIIRTAPSERFPYGLHRTVGIGHLVSAVALTGMGTFLIVESISTLVAAEHPTVGTVVVLGHVVWLGWLMIGVMALTIVPPIVIGRIKIRLAERLHDKLLYADADMNKADWTTAVGSIVGVTGIGLGIWWLDSAAALFIAVGILRDGLRNLRIAVLDLIDHRATTVDHDRPHPLEERLTQRMRRLAWVSDAGCRVRDQGHVLHAEVFLVARRGRVSQRRLDHAARAARSLDWKLQDVVIVPVAEVPEDVTGGRRRAAAIGGVERD encoded by the coding sequence GTGACGACGCGCACGGCGTCGTTCGGCGCGACCGAGCTGCCGGAGCGCGAGCGCGACCTGCTGCGTCGCGCCGTGCGCCTCGAATGGGTCACCCTCGCGTTCCTCGCGGTGACCGTGACGCTCGTGTACCTCACGGTCGGCAGCTCGCAGGCGATGCGCGCGGCGTTCTTCGAGGACCTGCTGTCGTTCATCCCGCCGATCGCGTTCCTCGTCGCCGTGCGCATCATCCGCACGGCGCCGAGCGAGCGGTTCCCGTACGGCCTGCACCGCACCGTGGGCATCGGCCACCTCGTGTCGGCGGTCGCGCTCACGGGCATGGGCACGTTCCTCATCGTGGAGTCCATCTCGACGCTCGTCGCCGCCGAGCACCCGACGGTCGGCACCGTGGTCGTGCTCGGACACGTCGTGTGGCTCGGCTGGCTCATGATCGGCGTCATGGCGCTCACGATCGTGCCGCCCATCGTCATCGGCCGCATCAAGATCCGGCTCGCCGAGCGGCTGCACGACAAGCTGCTCTACGCCGACGCCGACATGAACAAGGCCGACTGGACGACCGCGGTCGGGTCGATCGTCGGCGTCACCGGCATCGGGCTCGGCATCTGGTGGCTCGACTCGGCGGCCGCGCTCTTCATCGCCGTCGGCATCCTGCGCGACGGGCTGCGCAACCTGCGCATCGCCGTGCTCGACCTCATCGACCATCGCGCGACGACCGTCGACCACGACCGCCCGCATCCGCTCGAGGAGCGGCTGACGCAGCGGATGCGCAGGCTCGCGTGGGTGTCGGATGCGGGCTGCCGCGTGCGCGACCAAGGGCATGTGCTGCACGCGGAGGTCTTCCTCGTCGCGCGCCGGGGTCGCGTGTCGCAACGTCGGCTCGACCACGCCGCGCGCGCAGCCCGCTCGCTCGACTGGAAGCTGCAGGACGTCGTGATCGTGCCGGTCGCCGAGGTGCCCGAGGACGTCACGGGCGGCCGTCGTCGAGCGGCTGCGATCGGTGGAGTCGAACGCGACTGA
- a CDS encoding alpha/beta fold hydrolase, with amino-acid sequence MALPTLVTIHGLGLDAASFAPMLARVATRFDVHGVDLPGFGARRDAPWTSVDAVAHDVAREITLAAGDEPWMLVGHSMGGRIASIVAALLRDAGAPMPAGMALLAPSPVTREPMPAAKRTEMLDWARTGAIDADAARAFVDANVGSPLPANLDARAVRTVRSGDAAAWIAWLESGSREDWHEEVGALDVPAVIVAGDADDDLGSAAQPTLAAATHPRARHVALAGAGHLIPLERPAEVAAAVDELWQQHA; translated from the coding sequence ATGGCGCTGCCGACGCTCGTCACGATCCACGGCCTCGGGCTCGACGCCGCGTCGTTCGCGCCGATGCTCGCGCGCGTCGCCACGCGCTTCGACGTGCACGGCGTCGACCTGCCCGGCTTCGGAGCGCGGCGCGATGCGCCGTGGACGAGCGTCGATGCCGTCGCGCACGACGTCGCCCGCGAGATCACCCTTGCTGCGGGCGACGAGCCGTGGATGCTCGTCGGCCACAGCATGGGTGGGCGGATCGCGTCGATCGTCGCCGCGCTGCTGCGCGACGCGGGAGCACCGATGCCCGCCGGCATGGCGCTGCTGGCCCCGTCGCCCGTGACTCGGGAGCCCATGCCGGCGGCGAAGCGCACCGAGATGCTCGATTGGGCGCGCACGGGCGCGATCGACGCGGACGCGGCGCGCGCGTTCGTCGACGCGAACGTCGGCTCGCCGCTGCCTGCGAACCTCGACGCGCGTGCGGTGCGCACCGTGCGATCCGGGGATGCGGCCGCGTGGATCGCGTGGCTCGAGTCGGGCAGCCGCGAGGACTGGCACGAGGAGGTCGGTGCGCTCGACGTGCCGGCGGTCATCGTCGCGGGCGACGCCGACGACGACCTCGGCAGCGCGGCGCAGCCGACCCTGGCGGCCGCGACGCATCCGCGCGCCCGGCACGTCGCGCTGGCGGGAGCGGGGCACCTCATCCCGCTCGAGCGACCCGCCGAGGTCGCCGCGGCGGTCGACGAGCTCTGGCAGCAGCACGCGTGA
- a CDS encoding transporter substrate-binding domain-containing protein — translation MRRLVAAVLAAPVLLLAGCGLQIPVDPDGTLDDVRGGTLHVGVSPHEGWAEVVDGQGVGREAELVEGFADSLDAQVEWTEGGEEHLMEALEAGDLDLVIGGLSDATPWTTHAAITRTYLTTTDETGASTNHVMATPLGENAFLVALETFLTEELR, via the coding sequence ATGCGCCGACTCGTCGCCGCCGTGCTCGCGGCGCCCGTGCTGCTGCTCGCCGGGTGCGGGCTGCAGATCCCCGTCGATCCCGACGGCACGCTCGACGACGTGCGCGGCGGCACGCTGCACGTGGGCGTCTCGCCGCACGAGGGATGGGCCGAGGTCGTCGACGGCCAGGGCGTCGGCCGTGAGGCCGAGCTCGTCGAGGGGTTCGCCGACTCGCTCGACGCGCAGGTCGAATGGACCGAGGGCGGCGAGGAGCACCTCATGGAGGCGCTCGAGGCCGGCGACCTCGACCTCGTGATCGGCGGGCTCAGCGACGCGACGCCGTGGACGACCCATGCGGCGATCACCCGCACGTACCTCACGACGACCGACGAGACCGGCGCCTCCACGAACCACGTCATGGCGACGCCGCTGGGCGAGAACGCCTTCCTCGTGGCGCTCGAGACCTTCCTCACCGAGGAGCTGCGGTGA
- a CDS encoding hypervirulence associated TUDOR domain-containing protein, with product MTKDLSKGDRVSWTTSQGRTQGKVLERRTKDFQHDGQRFTASDDEPAYIVESEKTGATAAHKGSALRRLQD from the coding sequence ATGACGAAGGACCTGTCGAAGGGCGACCGCGTGAGCTGGACGACGTCGCAGGGTCGCACGCAGGGGAAGGTGCTCGAGCGGCGCACGAAGGACTTCCAGCACGACGGCCAGCGCTTCACCGCATCCGATGACGAGCCCGCGTACATCGTCGAGTCCGAGAAGACCGGCGCGACCGCCGCGCACAAGGGCTCGGCGCTGCGGCGGCTGCAGGACTGA
- a CDS encoding bifunctional PIG-L family deacetylase/class I SAM-dependent methyltransferase: MTFHHAEAGTPVERWADAVGPEIDVATAERVVVVAAHPDDESLGAGGLLARCAAAGVPTTVLLVTDGDASHPRSPTHSRAALGERRRRESVVAAATLGIDHERLVHLGIPDGEVAAHEDDVVTAIVELVGDGRDALLVAPHRGDGHPDHEAAGRAAAIAAVRTDARLLEYPIWLLHASEPSALSGVQVVHLALDEHERTAKRRAIDAHASQVHPLSDEPGDEVLLGEHVLERFRDGVERYVIAPRIVDDRLDRLHAERAEPWGADDRWYERRKRALLLAMLPQERLGRVLEVGCSTGVTTAALAERADEVVAIDASAAALERAAARTAGLPVRLLHGQAPDAWPEGRFDLVVLSEVGYFLSPAALDALVDRVRDSLAADGAVVLCHWRHAVRGWPLDADAVHRAFDGPATPPRAASYADADVRIELRASRVAMPEADR, translated from the coding sequence ATGACCTTCCACCACGCCGAGGCGGGCACGCCCGTCGAGCGGTGGGCGGATGCCGTCGGCCCCGAGATCGACGTCGCGACGGCCGAGCGGGTCGTGGTGGTGGCCGCGCATCCCGACGACGAGTCGCTCGGCGCGGGCGGCCTGCTCGCGCGGTGCGCCGCAGCGGGCGTGCCGACGACCGTGCTGCTGGTCACCGACGGCGACGCTTCGCATCCGCGCTCGCCGACGCACTCGCGCGCGGCGCTCGGGGAGCGTCGGCGACGCGAGTCGGTGGTCGCGGCCGCGACGCTCGGGATCGACCACGAGCGGCTCGTGCATCTCGGCATCCCCGATGGCGAGGTCGCCGCGCATGAGGACGACGTCGTGACCGCGATCGTCGAGCTCGTGGGCGATGGCCGCGACGCGCTGCTCGTCGCGCCCCATCGCGGCGACGGCCACCCCGACCACGAGGCCGCCGGCCGTGCCGCCGCGATCGCAGCGGTGCGCACGGATGCGCGCCTGCTCGAGTACCCGATCTGGCTGCTCCACGCGAGCGAGCCATCCGCGCTCTCGGGCGTGCAGGTCGTGCACCTCGCGCTCGACGAGCACGAGCGGACGGCGAAGCGGCGGGCGATCGACGCCCACGCGAGCCAGGTGCATCCGCTGTCCGACGAGCCGGGCGACGAGGTGCTGCTCGGCGAGCACGTGCTCGAGCGCTTCCGCGACGGCGTCGAGCGCTACGTCATCGCACCGCGGATCGTCGACGATCGTCTCGATCGGCTGCACGCCGAGCGTGCGGAGCCGTGGGGCGCCGACGACCGCTGGTACGAGCGGCGCAAGCGCGCCCTGCTGCTCGCGATGCTGCCGCAGGAGCGGCTGGGCCGTGTGCTCGAGGTGGGGTGCTCGACGGGCGTCACGACCGCCGCGCTCGCCGAGCGGGCTGACGAGGTGGTCGCGATCGACGCGTCGGCGGCGGCGCTCGAGCGAGCCGCCGCACGCACGGCGGGGCTGCCGGTGCGCCTGCTGCACGGGCAGGCGCCCGACGCGTGGCCCGAGGGTCGCTTCGACCTCGTGGTGCTGTCGGAGGTGGGGTACTTCCTGTCGCCGGCGGCGCTCGACGCGCTCGTCGACCGCGTGCGCGACAGCCTCGCCGCCGACGGCGCCGTCGTGCTGTGCCACTGGCGGCACGCGGTGCGCGGCTGGCCCCTCGACGCCGACGCCGTGCATCGAGCCTTCGACGGTCCGGCGACCCCGCCACGCGCAGCGTCGTACGCCGACGCCGACGTGCGCATCGAGCTGCGCGCCTCCCGCGTGGCGATGCCCGAGGCGGACCGATGA
- a CDS encoding acyl-CoA/acyl-ACP dehydrogenase, giving the protein MTSASARPLAAGDEPEPTVLLTGAEGSSVAVAARLARQAVAHDERIAGALDVAPEVAAALPHPGEGATATLWSALASIASIDLGVARTIEPHLDALAILHEAGMAPPADARWGVFAAEGPGHRLSAVRSGADWSLSGSKPWCSLAGRLDRALVTAVAGADRGLFSIPLRHGGVAVERADAWASHGLADVPSVPIRLERVPGIAVGAPGWYLERPGFAWGGIGVAAVWLGGATGIARTMLAASRRREPDQLALAMLGRVDRGLAAGRAALAEAAAHADSARQMVDPAVLALRVRGIVAAVVDDVVRCADHAMGPAPLAMDVEHAQRVDDLRVYVRQHHAERDDAALGRALLDEAP; this is encoded by the coding sequence ATGACCTCCGCCTCCGCACGCCCGCTCGCGGCGGGCGACGAGCCGGAGCCGACGGTGCTGCTCACGGGCGCGGAGGGGTCGTCCGTGGCGGTCGCCGCTCGGCTCGCTCGGCAGGCGGTGGCGCACGACGAGCGGATCGCGGGCGCGCTGGACGTCGCCCCGGAGGTCGCGGCGGCTCTGCCGCATCCGGGCGAGGGCGCCACCGCGACGCTGTGGTCGGCGCTCGCGTCGATCGCCTCGATCGACCTCGGGGTCGCGCGCACGATCGAGCCGCATCTCGACGCGCTCGCGATCCTGCACGAGGCCGGGATGGCCCCGCCGGCCGACGCCCGGTGGGGCGTGTTCGCGGCCGAGGGGCCGGGGCATCGGCTCTCGGCCGTGCGCTCGGGTGCCGACTGGTCGCTGTCGGGGTCGAAGCCCTGGTGCTCGCTCGCCGGCAGGCTCGATCGGGCGCTCGTGACGGCCGTCGCCGGCGCCGACCGCGGGCTGTTCTCGATCCCGCTGCGGCACGGCGGCGTCGCGGTCGAGCGTGCCGACGCGTGGGCATCGCACGGCCTCGCCGACGTGCCGAGCGTCCCCATCCGCCTCGAGCGGGTGCCCGGCATCGCGGTGGGTGCGCCCGGCTGGTACCTCGAGCGGCCGGGCTTCGCCTGGGGCGGCATCGGCGTCGCGGCGGTCTGGCTGGGCGGCGCGACGGGCATCGCTCGCACCATGCTCGCGGCGAGCCGGCGACGCGAGCCCGACCAGCTGGCGCTCGCGATGCTCGGCCGGGTGGACCGAGGGCTCGCAGCGGGGCGCGCCGCGCTCGCGGAGGCGGCGGCGCACGCGGACTCGGCGCGGCAGATGGTCGACCCCGCCGTGCTCGCGCTGCGCGTGCGCGGCATCGTCGCAGCCGTCGTCGACGACGTCGTGCGCTGCGCCGACCACGCGATGGGGCCGGCGCCGCTCGCGATGGACGTCGAGCACGCGCAGCGGGTCGACGACCTGCGCGTGTACGTGCGGCAGCACCATGCCGAGCGCGACGATGCCGCGCTGGGCCGCGCCCTGCTCGACGAGGCGCCCTGA